The DNA window TTAGGATGTGATAACAGAAGTTTTTCAGAATCGAGAATGTAATCACCGATTTTTAATTGTGTTTCTACAGATGGAAGGGTACTTCTTTTTAAAATATTCCTTATTCTAAGGATCAGTTCCTCAGGATCACAAGGCTTAGCGATATAATCATCAGCACCCATTTTTAAACCGGTAAGCCTGTCTATTTTTTGATTTTTTGCGGTTAGAAAAAGTAATGGAAAATGGGGTTTCTCTTTTAGGATTATTTTAGCTAAAGAAAATCCATCGATATTTGGCATCATAATATCTAAAATTCCAATTTGGAAAGAGAAGTCCGAATCTAATAAAGGTATTATATCTTCAGGATTTTGAAACCAGGTTACATCAAATTCATCCAGCTCCAGATATTGTTTCAAAATCATTCCAAAGTCAGGATCATCTTCTACCAAAAGAATTTTAGTTTTCATAAGGCATTTGTATTTTAAACGTTGTTCCTTCTTTTAGCTTACTTGCAACTTCTATCTTTCCATTATATTTTTTGATGATTTTTTGAATAAAATATAAGCCTAAACCCAAACCTTTTGTATTGTGTATGTTATTGGATTGTATTCTATAGAATTTTTCAAAAATGCTTTTCAATTCTTTTTTTTCCATTCCCTGTCCATTATCCGAAACTTCAATTTCTAAATGATGCAATGGTTGGGTAATCTTAACTTTTACAATAGATGCACCATATTTCACGGAATTTTCGCAAAGATTTTTCACCATAGTTTCCATCAGGTTTTTATCAAATGGAAGTTCTTGTGATATTTCATTTTTTAAATCAAACTGGATTTCTGAATACGTAAAGATTAGATCTTCAATAAAGAAGTCCCAGTCTTCGGGTTTTGTTGTAGATATTTCTTCTTCTGTTTCATCTTCATGAAGCTGAGACATCAGGTTTTCAAGACGGGTGATCTGTCTGTCTATAAGTGGTAGTGTCTCTGGATTTAAATTCTTTTTTAAAGCTTTTGAAGCTATTTTAAGTGTAGCAATGGGGGTTTTAAACTCATGCGAGAT is part of the Chryseobacterium paludis genome and encodes:
- a CDS encoding response regulator transcription factor, translated to MKTKILLVEDDPDFGMILKQYLELDEFDVTWFQNPEDIIPLLDSDFSFQIGILDIMMPNIDGFSLAKIILKEKPHFPLLFLTAKNQKIDRLTGLKMGADDYIAKPCDPEELILRIRNILKRSTLPSVETQLKIGDYILDSEKLLLSHPKGNVRLTIREKDLILYLLKYNHQTIKRDDILDNLWEANDYFSGRSLDVFISRLRKYFSDDPQIKIQSLRGIGFEIDFPKK